One window of Mangrovibacterium diazotrophicum genomic DNA carries:
- a CDS encoding Ig-like domain-containing protein, whose product MKNSILILLLIVLAATNVAAQDAISPILGKDYTYLVEDHVGSTFVWEVLTATSPYTSANSSDYQITAGAAGSQLTIQWLSAGSYLLVVTETDFSGCTNKKALALEVNASSFYVSYPSLSNTLCFSELEDGISIPVSLTGSGGDALDESAFPITLAFTVDGVAQTSQQINFADQSLIIDDSNISGSGSVDRTYEITLTGAADAQNQTIQPQEGQDTFELTLLAQPQFSFAKSTFELVQGDQQAFSVNSSGSFTYEWKLVLPDGSELVLSSKSETSDEALFDQVGVYLVQVRAKAANSCYSEWQQLSISVVADEDEPDPDAEATPILAIDDINQGWKNELLYGNVLTNDFHDTGTLQVKVISIPDSDAGKLTAFNTKTGAYTFEPAADYTGDLQFEYQLCETATDGTQSCSNAFVDIQILETDFTSAIPSAVDKYFAVAAGSTLSGNFLTGDFDLNGGVIQVSDLNFSDLGGNFSYQGNGSFTYAPADGFTGAETFSYKACSSSCDWATVTIYVLGDEFALEDLLAGDAAFYNSGILTTSLPANKRTDGAADYTYAIATNGSPQHGTVLLNDDGTFTYTPSAGQIGYFTDQFVYEISTLAGESYATAYISSYIEEPVAIVKSEFETGACVSAVLDASKSTGLAPLTYSWSPGDYLSDASSSAPIFYPGESSTYTLTVTDALGNTNTRTVNVVVAPAPDVVAEAYVFVENSTESILLDASASIGSNLTYSWTSASSGVIVSGQDSATPEVKGVGKYYVNITDEYGCMDQDSVIVGIWIQAVDDEAQALVNNYVSINVLRNDVPQGDLNPASVSIISPPSNGMVEVRTDSTIVYTPDQEFVGQDNFVYQVCTYLNKCDEATVLVVVNEEALFIPNAFTPNGDGYNDYFEIKGLRKYDNVNLKIFNRWGNLVYQSTHYGENGYWDGVANVGVRIGNGPVASGTYFYSLSLGEGQEKLSGFVYIER is encoded by the coding sequence TTGAAAAATAGCATCCTGATATTATTATTGATAGTTCTGGCGGCCACGAATGTGGCCGCTCAGGATGCTATTTCTCCTATTTTAGGCAAGGATTACACTTACTTGGTAGAGGATCACGTGGGAAGCACTTTTGTTTGGGAAGTACTCACGGCAACAAGTCCTTATACTTCTGCCAATAGCTCAGATTATCAGATTACAGCAGGTGCTGCCGGAAGCCAGTTAACGATACAGTGGTTGTCGGCCGGTAGCTATTTACTGGTCGTAACAGAAACCGATTTTTCCGGTTGTACCAATAAAAAAGCTTTAGCTTTGGAGGTCAACGCCTCCAGTTTCTATGTTTCTTACCCTTCCCTTTCGAATACGCTTTGTTTTAGCGAGCTGGAGGATGGGATTTCAATTCCGGTTTCGTTGACCGGTTCGGGAGGTGATGCGCTTGACGAGAGTGCTTTCCCGATAACTTTAGCCTTTACAGTTGACGGTGTGGCTCAAACATCGCAACAAATCAATTTTGCCGATCAATCCTTAATCATCGACGATTCCAACATTAGCGGAAGCGGCTCCGTTGATCGGACTTACGAAATTACACTAACAGGAGCAGCCGATGCCCAAAATCAGACCATTCAACCCCAGGAGGGACAAGATACTTTTGAGCTGACTCTATTGGCTCAACCACAGTTTTCGTTTGCAAAATCCACCTTTGAGCTGGTACAAGGCGACCAACAAGCCTTTAGCGTAAACAGCAGCGGTAGTTTTACTTACGAGTGGAAGCTCGTTCTGCCCGATGGCAGTGAGCTGGTGCTTTCTTCGAAGTCAGAAACTTCAGATGAAGCGCTTTTCGATCAAGTAGGCGTTTACCTGGTGCAGGTTCGGGCCAAAGCTGCGAATTCGTGTTACAGCGAATGGCAACAGCTTTCGATTAGCGTTGTGGCCGACGAGGACGAACCTGATCCGGATGCCGAAGCCACACCAATTTTAGCTATCGACGATATTAACCAGGGCTGGAAAAACGAACTGCTTTATGGCAATGTGTTGACAAACGATTTTCATGATACCGGTACGCTGCAGGTGAAAGTGATTTCCATTCCCGATTCAGATGCCGGGAAACTGACAGCTTTCAATACGAAAACAGGTGCTTACACCTTTGAGCCGGCGGCGGATTACACCGGCGATCTGCAATTTGAATACCAGTTGTGCGAAACGGCTACAGATGGGACTCAAAGCTGTTCCAACGCCTTTGTTGATATTCAGATCTTAGAAACTGACTTTACAAGTGCAATACCTTCAGCTGTCGATAAATATTTTGCTGTTGCAGCTGGCAGCACACTTTCAGGTAATTTCCTTACCGGAGATTTTGATCTGAATGGTGGCGTGATCCAGGTTTCTGATTTGAACTTCTCTGATTTGGGTGGCAATTTCAGCTATCAGGGAAATGGTTCTTTCACCTATGCGCCAGCTGATGGTTTCACCGGAGCTGAAACGTTTAGTTACAAGGCTTGTAGCAGCAGCTGCGATTGGGCAACCGTCACGATTTATGTTTTGGGCGATGAATTTGCACTGGAAGATTTATTGGCGGGAGATGCTGCTTTTTATAATTCAGGAATTCTGACGACTAGCCTCCCGGCAAACAAACGGACAGACGGTGCTGCCGACTATACTTATGCTATCGCGACAAATGGAAGTCCGCAACATGGCACTGTGTTGCTTAACGATGATGGCACATTTACCTACACGCCTTCGGCTGGTCAGATTGGTTACTTTACAGATCAGTTCGTTTATGAAATCAGCACTCTGGCAGGAGAGTCGTATGCAACTGCATATATTAGTTCATACATTGAAGAGCCGGTGGCTATTGTCAAAAGTGAGTTTGAGACTGGTGCTTGCGTCTCGGCAGTACTGGATGCTTCGAAAAGTACCGGGTTAGCACCGCTCACCTACAGCTGGTCTCCCGGAGACTATTTATCTGATGCTTCAAGCTCTGCGCCGATCTTCTACCCGGGCGAGAGTTCAACATACACCCTTACTGTAACGGACGCTTTGGGGAATACAAATACAAGAACGGTGAATGTTGTTGTTGCGCCTGCGCCGGATGTTGTTGCGGAAGCCTATGTTTTTGTTGAAAATTCGACAGAATCGATACTGCTTGATGCGAGTGCTAGTATTGGTAGTAACCTCACCTATAGCTGGACATCGGCGAGCAGCGGTGTAATTGTGTCGGGACAGGATAGTGCGACCCCGGAAGTGAAGGGGGTTGGTAAATACTACGTGAACATTACTGACGAATATGGATGTATGGATCAGGATTCAGTGATTGTCGGTATCTGGATACAGGCTGTTGACGATGAGGCTCAGGCCTTGGTGAACAACTATGTCAGCATTAACGTGTTGCGAAACGATGTGCCTCAGGGCGACCTGAATCCGGCTTCAGTGTCAATTATCAGCCCGCCGTCCAACGGTATGGTTGAAGTGCGCACGGACTCAACGATTGTCTATACGCCTGATCAGGAGTTTGTAGGACAGGATAATTTCGTTTACCAGGTGTGTACTTATCTGAATAAGTGCGACGAGGCAACTGTGCTGGTGGTGGTCAACGAAGAAGCCTTGTTTATTCCAAATGCGTTCACCCCGAATGGCGATGGTTACAACGACTATTTCGAGATAAAAGGATTACGCAAATATGATAATGTGAACCTCAAGATCTTTAACCGCTGGGGGAACCTGGTTTATCAATCGACTCACTATGGCGAAAACGGCTATTGGGATGGTGTTGCCAACGTGGGCGTTCGGATTGGAAATGGACCGGTTGCGTCAGGAACCTACTTCTACAGTTTGAGTTTGGGTGAAGGACAGGAAAAATTAAGTGGGTTCGTATACATCGAGCGATAA
- a CDS encoding PorP/SprF family type IX secretion system membrane protein, translating to MERNVLHIKPEWLLRRSAVLRCLLLLLIILLGRGPVWAQQDPMFTQYMNNILSINPAYASVGSTIELNLLSRNQWVGIEGAPVTQSLSGMMPLNNLHTGVGLSFITDKIGPVRQTGAYVDYSFKVRMDYRTYLSFGLKAGVNYYNTDYSILEVNDQGDPLLADDVTRKILPNFGIGVFFYNERLFAGISVPKLMENQIHETGYSSQLASKEEMHFFAIGGYVFDINRDVKFKPYTMVKCVPNSPISVDLSAHLLFYERLWVGANWRIGDAVGAMAQMFVTKQLKVGYAYDVTATDLNSFNKGTHEILLNFVVNTGRRRYMSPRYF from the coding sequence ATGGAAAGAAATGTATTACATATCAAACCAGAATGGCTGCTTAGACGGAGTGCAGTGTTGAGGTGCTTGCTGCTTCTGCTGATAATTCTGCTTGGCCGAGGCCCCGTTTGGGCACAGCAGGACCCGATGTTTACGCAGTACATGAACAACATCCTCTCGATCAACCCGGCTTATGCAAGCGTTGGATCAACAATTGAATTGAATTTACTGAGTCGGAATCAGTGGGTAGGCATAGAGGGTGCTCCGGTGACTCAATCGCTATCCGGAATGATGCCCCTTAATAATCTTCATACAGGCGTTGGATTGTCATTTATCACGGATAAAATTGGACCTGTCAGACAAACTGGGGCGTACGTCGATTATTCTTTTAAGGTTCGTATGGATTATCGAACTTACCTGTCGTTTGGGTTGAAAGCTGGTGTCAATTATTACAACACAGATTATTCGATTTTAGAAGTCAACGATCAGGGAGATCCTCTCTTGGCTGACGACGTGACCAGGAAGATTCTTCCGAATTTTGGTATTGGAGTGTTCTTTTACAACGAACGCCTTTTTGCAGGTATTTCAGTTCCGAAGTTAATGGAAAATCAAATTCACGAGACGGGGTATTCCTCACAGTTGGCAAGTAAAGAAGAAATGCATTTCTTTGCAATTGGAGGATATGTTTTCGACATTAACCGGGATGTAAAGTTCAAACCCTACACGATGGTTAAATGCGTACCGAACTCACCGATATCAGTTGATTTGTCGGCACATCTTCTATTTTACGAACGACTCTGGGTTGGCGCTAACTGGCGAATTGGAGATGCAGTTGGCGCGATGGCACAGATGTTTGTAACCAAACAGTTGAAGGTTGGCTATGCTTATGATGTGACGGCAACGGATCTCAATTCGTTCAATAAAGGAACCCACGAAATTCTACTCAATTTTGTGGTTAACACCGGTCGCCGTAGGTATATGTCCCCTCGCTATTTCTAG